In the genome of Vicia villosa cultivar HV-30 ecotype Madison, WI unplaced genomic scaffold, Vvil1.0 ctg.000621F_1_1, whole genome shotgun sequence, the window AAAAGTATGAATATGTCATGAGTTACTACTATTTCCAAGGCATTTGACAATCATCATAACTAGTGTAAATGGAATAGTAAAGAAACCAACATTAGCCGATCACAGTCAAAGGTCTCCACACacaaaaaaataagataaaagctATCCCAAAAAAGATCGTCTGTTAAGGCACGTCTGACAATCATTAACTGATCCTAGGCAATATTTTCTCCCCTATGCAACTTATGTTTGATGGGGAGTGTACATGCCCGATCTCTCAGTAGGTCTTTCGACCTTACGTAACTCATGCTTGATGGGTTGTGTACTTGTTCGGTCTTTCGATAGGTTTCAACCCTGTGCGATCCTACTTAAGGGGTTGCGTACATGTCCAGTCTCTGGATATGTCTTAAGAAAGAATTTTGCTCCCACTCAACTCATGCTATAGGGGATGTGTGCATGTTCAATCTATTGTGTCAGGTCATTGAGAGTGAGTCAGGTTGTAGCCCAATGCGATATAGCACACCTTaaatcagtggcggagccaggaatttcaggcaatctaggcaaaaaatttaatattcatctgttttaattttcacaccttatttttattaattttgtcccTAATTTTGCCCTTGGTTTTGTCTAAAAACCGGCTATTAAATTGgggaaaatacaaagaaaataggggttgagcccggacgGATGCCTGGACTTCCTGGGCCTTGGAACCGCCCATACCTCAAATTATAACTCGTCCTGCAAGATAAGGTCGAACTAAGACATCTGATGGGTCAGGTTAATCATATCATCTTAAAACTAATACATAACAAATATTTGAATTACAGATACAAGAGATAATACATTTATGACCGATTGATAAGATTATGTACATGATTTGACAATTAAGTCTGATTGCTAATTACAATTAAAATCATTCTAATTAGGAAGAATCACTTAAAATGGTCTCTAATGAACATTGATTATAGAATTTGGGGAGAGTTATGATGTAATATTTttgaaagtgttttttttttttttttgagcttTTAATTATGACAAAATAGAAGCGTAAGTAAAAGCTTCCAATACAGATTAGATAGATGTTAACAATATGCTTTCTTCTTCTCCATTTTCTCTCCGTTCCTTCTTCTTCTATTCTCAACTACCTTTCAAATTCAACCACCCCTATTTTACCACCAAACCCATTTTCAACAATTACAAGGTACTTCCAAAACACCAACTACTATGTTGTTACCTTCATGCTTCTTGTTCCACTGACAAAacaaatttgtgtttttttttttttcttattcattttTGTGCAGTTACTTTCTGGAAATTTGAGTTTTGCAGCATTCAGCAACACTGCATTAAGCTATGCGCACAGTGATGATGAACTTCCTGAGAAGGAAAAGGAAAGGGATGATGCAAATGCCAGTGGAATTGGCTTCTTGCATCTCATGGAACAACGTGGTGTTCGTGCTAATTCTCAAACTTTTTTGTGGTTATTAGAAGGTTGTTTAAGTTCTGGATCGTTTTTGGATGGTTTGAAGCTTCATGGGAAGATTCTGAAGATGGGTTTTGTTGATGAAGTGGTTTTGTGTGAACGTATTATGGATTTTTATCTTGCATTTGGTGATTTGAATGGTGCActtaaggtgtttgatgaaatgcctgttAGGTCTTTGGCTTGTTGGAATAAGATTTTTCAGAGGTTTGTTGTGGACAGGATGACGAGTGGGATTCCGACTTTGTTGCGGCGGATGATGAAAGAAAACGTCGAGATTGATGAGAAAACTCTTGCTGTGGTTTTGAGGGGTTGTAGTGGTAATGTAGTTCCTTTTCATTTTGTGGAGCAAATACATGCTATGACTATAACACATGGTTTTGAAAGTAGTCCTTTTATATGTAATCCTTTGATTGATCTCTACTTTAAAAATGGTTTACTGAATTCTGCTAAGAAAGTTTTTGAAAGTTTAAAGGTGAGGGACAGTGTTTCTTGGGTGGCTATGATATCCGGTTTATCGCAAAATGGGTATGAAGAAGAGGCGATGCTTTTGTTTTCTCAGATGCACACATCAGGAATCTGCCCCACCCCGTATATTTTTTCGAGTGTGCTAAGTGCCTGTACAAAAGTAAAATTTTTTGAGCTCGGGAAACAGCTCCACGGCCTTGTTTTGAAGCAGGGATTCTCTTTCGAAACATATGTTTGCAATGCCCTTGTAACGTTATATTCCCGTTCAGGGAATTTGATATCTGCATATCAGGTTTTTAATGCAATGTTACAGAGGGATAGGGTTTCGTATAACTCACTCATCTCGGGTCTTGCACAACAAGGATATAGTGATAGAGCTTTAGCGTTGTTTAAGAAAATGCATCTTGATTGCCTAAAGCCTGACTGTGTTACAGTTGCAAGTCTTTTGAGTGCCTGTGCATCAGCTGGGGCTCTTCCGATTGGAAAACAATTCCACTCGTATGCGATGAAGGCTGGAATGATTTCTGACATTGTCGTGGAAGGTTCATTGCTCGATCTTTATGTAAAATGCTCTGATATAAAAACCGCCCATGATTTTTTCATTGCATCTGAAACTGAAAACGTGGTGATGTGGAATATGATGCTTGTAGCTTATGGCCAGTTAGATAATCTGAacgaatcatttcaaatatttacGCAGATGCAGATAGAGGGCATTGTACCTAATCAATTCACATATCCAAGTATTTTGAAAACTTGCACTACTTTGGGAGATATTGATCTAGGAGAACAGATTCATACTCAAGTACTGAAAACCGGCTTTCAGTCCAATGTGTATGTTTCTAGTGTGCTTATTGACATGTATGCTAAACACGGAAAACTAGATACTGCCTTGAAAATATTTAGAAGACTAAAAGAAAATGACATTGTTTCGTGGACAGCTATGATTGCTGGGTACACACAGCATAATAAGTTCGTTGAAGCTCTTAATCTCTTTAAAGAAATGCAAGATCAAGGGATACAAGCCGATAATATTGGATTTGCAAGTGCAATAAGTGCATGTGCAGGTATCCAAGCACTTGATCAAGGAAGGCAGATTCATGCACAGTCATGTCTATTTGGTTATTCAGACGATCTTTCAATTGGTAATGCACTTGTTAGTCTTTATGCTAGGTGCGGGAAAGTGCGAGAAGCACACTTGGCTTTTGATCAAATATTTATCAAAGACAATGTGTCATGGAACTCATTGATATCTGGTTTCGCACAAAGTGGATATTTCGAGGAAGCACTGAATATATTCGCTCAAATGAATAAAGCTGGACTAGAAATTAATTCCTTCACATTTGGCTCTGCAGTTTGTGCTGCTGCCAATGCTACTAATGTTAGAATAGGGAATCAGATTCGTGCCATGATTAAGAAAACTGGCTATGATTCAGAAATTGAGGTTTCTAATGCTTTGATCACATTATACGCAAAATGCGGTTGTATTGATGATGCCGAGAGACACTTCTTTGAAATGCCCGACAAAAATGAGGTTTCTTGGAATGCTATGATTACTGGTTATTCCCAACATGGTTGTGGATTCGAAGCGCTTAGCCTTTTTGAGGATATGAAACAGCTTGATGTATTGCCAAACCATGTCACATTTGTGGGAGTTTTATCGGCATGCAGTCATGTGGGTTTGGTGGATGAGGGAATTAGCTACTTCCGATCAATGAGTGAAGTTCATAACTTGGTGCCAAAACCCGAACATTATGCATGTGTTGTGGATCTTCTTGGGCGGTCTGGTCTCTTAAGTCGCGCAAGGAGGTTTATTGAGGAGATGCCAATTCAACCAGATGCAATGGTGTGGAGGACCCTTTTAAGTGCTTGTAATGTTCATAAGAATATTGATATTGGAGAGTTTGCTGCGAGTCATCTTCTGGAGCTGGAACCGAAAGATTCAGCAACATATGTTCTTCTTTCAAATATGTATGCAGTGTCTGGGAAATGGGGATGTAGGGATCGGACGAGGCAAATGATGAAAGATCGGGGTGTTAAGAAAGAGCCTGGCCGTAGCTGGATAGAAGTTAAGAATTCTGTTCATGCATTTTTTGCTGGTGATCAGAATCACCCACTTGCTGATATGATATATGAATATATCAGCGATCTGAGTTTTCGAGCAGCTGAAAATGGTTATGTACCACAGTGCAACAGCCTTCTCAGTGATGCAGAAATACGTCAAAAGCATCCAACCGAAATCATTCACAGTGAGAAACTGGCAATCGCTTTTGGATTGCTTAGTTTATCTAGCTCCACTCCTATACACGTTTTTAAAAATCTCCGTGTTTGTGGGGATTGCCACAACTGGATTAAGCATGTCTCTCAGATATCAGACCGAGTGATCATAGTGAGAGATTCATATCGCTTTCATCATTTCAAAGTCGGCAGTTGTTCGTGTAAAGATTATTGGTAAGACTGAATAACGTTGGCCAAACTAATGAATCCCTCAAGACTCGTGGCATGGACCACAATTTATGACAAGTGCAGAACATAGTTTTTATTGTTGGACTATACCCTTTTCGTGGAGGCAGCACCACCGTTGATTAACAGAAACCATCGTTACAGTGAACATAGACGAACGCCCGATTTTTAAGGAAACTACAGTATCACCATCAACAAGCAATGGCTTCACAGTAGTCTGTTTTGGTATCGGTGACTGCGAAGGACTCTGAGGGTGACAGAATGGACGGTGTGGTTCGCAAGGAACAACATGAACAAGGTATTCTTGCTGCCTTCTTCTTTTTGCTAAATATGCAAAAGCCCTAAAAGTCTCAAGTACAAGAACTTGGTTATTAGTTGATCTAAGACAAGTTGATAAACAACTCGGGATAAGCTCAGTGTTTTTCAGTTTTATAATGGAATCAGCTTtatatttcttttaaataaaCTGAGTGCAATATTATTCTTTTTCGTTTTAtgtataaaaaaatcatttagatTTTATGTAGAAATCATTTAGATTTTAGATGCTTAAGCTTGAGGTCTGGCAGGTTGCTATAAGTCTAACAACATGGACTGTCTTATTTCTTCTTTAACGCACACCAGtgtcaaaattttcaaattatgCCTTTATTTGTGTGTCCACCGTCCACCTGTTTCTGATTGTGCTGGACTTATCTGTGGTGATTTGTTGTTGTGAATTTCTTGCTTGAGCCTTTGCTTGGAaactatttcaaatattttaagctCGAACTTGTTACGCAATATGTAAATAGTTTTTAGGACAATTTGTGCTATTGATTTTTAATCATTTCTTACTGTGTAAGGCAATGGCTTTATTTATTACCGTACCCGATACTGTATTAATGGAGCTTGAGATTTCAgccaatattttattttcatataactTATAAAAAAACTGCTCAAGTATGTTTTTTAAATCATTTGTTGGTTTTGGTTATTGTGGATTTATTCTACTTGTTTTGATATGTATAGCAAGAAAACTATTCAAAAACTGAGGAGGCTAAATTAGAGGAGCTCATCAAGGCAGTAGTGGACTCTGGTGCCAAAGTGATTGTCAGTGGTGCCGCCGTAGGAGAGATGGCTTTGCATTTTTGCGAACGTTACAAGTGTGTAAAATCTAATGCTATTGAATTTGCATTAATATTGTCAATTTTAAGCTGTGGTATGAGTATAGTTTATTTTCTAACTTGAATATTCCTATAGGCTTATGGTTCTGAAGATCAGTTCAAAGTTTGAATTACGTCGATTTTGCCGAACAACTGGTGCTACTGCAAAGGTTAGTATCGTTGCTTCTTTGGGTACATATAGACTTTTGTTACCTACCTTCTGTCTAATCCATTTTTTTCCTTCGACAGCTGAAACTTAGCCAACCAAACCCAGATGATCTTGGACATGTTGATTCTGTTTCAGTCGAGGAAATTGGTTGTGCCAGGGTAAGTTGAAGGCTTTTTctcttccttcttttttttctcatTTCTATGTGTGGCATATAATTTTCCATTCTTTTATGATATGACATGCAGGTAACGACtgtgaaaaatgaagttgaaGGAAATTCTGTATCCACTGTTGTTTTACGAGGAAGTACCGATAGTATCCTAGATGATCTTGAAAGAGCAGTTGATGATGGAGTCAACACTTACAAGGTGATTTCCAATGTTTTCCACTTTCAtaacaagaaaataataaaataaaaactccacaTTAACCCTGTAAAATTTGGGCTTCTGCAAACCAAAGAATTCCTATTACATCAATCTGAATTACACTTTCTTCTGATGCATTTTTCTCGCAATTATTTGTTTGTCAGGCCATGTGCAGGGGTAGCCGCATTGTGCCTGGAGCTGCTGCAACTGAAATTGAGTTAGCTAAAAGGGTGAACGACTTTTCCTTCAAGGAAACAGGGTACGTATCTAAAATCCAAATTTAATCttagaatttttaaaatttaatcttGGAATTAGGCAATACTGTATCTCTGCTTTTGggctttattttgtttattcaatAATCTTTTTTGACGCCTCTGCAGATTAGATCAGTATGCTATAGCGAAATTCGCTGAAAGCTTTGAAATGATTCCAAGAACTTTGGCCGAGAATGCTGGGCTAAATGCTATGGAGATTATATCTTCTCTTTACGCAGAACATGCATCCGGAAATACCAAAGTTGGCATCGATTTGGAACCAGGTGTCTGTAAGGATGTTTCAACCATGAGGGTCTGGGGGATCTCCATGTCACTAAGTAAGatattttttctaattaattttctattttgaaATAGGCTTATCATATGGAATACTAGTTTCATGATATCGTTTTTTTCTGCTCAGGTTATTTGCTCTTAAATATGCCGCAGATGCCGCATGCACCGTACTTCAAGTCGATCAGGTAATCAACTAGAAATAAATAGCAGTTAATTATTCACTTTCAACTCCTAATTGGCACCTTGGAAGCACTTTTTCTTTGCATAAATTTATGGAAAttgtattttgatattttcagattataATGTCAAAACCTGCTGGTGGACGTGGACCAAGGAGAAATCAACCTGCTCCTGGCATGGATGAAGACTAATTCATTGTTTCCTTGCTTGTGTTAACAAAACCAGCTtaagaaattttgaattttaaattaaagagATTGTAGTCtgtaaatttattttcattcctCTTTTTGAGTAGTGTCAATTCTCCATCATTtccttggttttttggattttcTTTTGGAATTCTGTAGAGTGTAGTTGACTACTGTGGTTTTGaatagaaacaaaaaaaagttCATGTTTGATGATCTAAACTATAAGCAAAAGCTAATTAATTTTAACTCATTATATTTAATCTTTGTTATTTACTTTAGTAATATTGTTTTAAACAtttttaggatttatttaaacctataaatatttttacttaaaaaaaatgaacattgaattttttttaagaacaTCTATATAGTAAAATAGGATCACAATATTAATACAGTAATAACTAAATTGTAAACTAATTTCTCATAATTGTATAAGCCTATGATTACAATGTGAAGTCTGCACCTTGGAATAATGTATTAAGTAACATGtaatttttttctgaaaaatacTCAGTTGATTTAACAAACAAACATACACCAGAGTCTATAGAAAAGGACAAAAACTAGAATAATATCGTGAAATATTTATGATGCTAAATAGTACTATGAAATACAAAGGTAAGTATCAAAAACCTTATTTACTCATGAATCAATTTCAAGCAAGAAAAAACCAACAAGAGGAACACAATTCTTCTCCTTAATGCATGAAACAACATCTCATTTGTTTATGAAGCATAACCATGGCTTCTTCAACTTCACTTTATTGCTCCAATTTCTTCATTCCAAAATCTACTAGAAACACACTACTACCATCACAattttgtttacctttttctagcTATACTCAACACAATCATCAATACAAAAGATTTTTTCCACTTCCAAAAGTAGCTTCTGTGCCTTACCAACCAATCAACTTTGATTATTTACAACAAGAATTTAATGGACATGGAGTCACTTTTGAAGAAGTTGGTGGAAGTTGTATGGCCAAAATGGAACTGAAAAATGGAAGCATTGCTACCATTTTGCTACAAGTGGATTGGTTACTTCCTATAAAGCACCTATGAGGCATGGTGGAAAAGTTGAGCTTCTTCATACTGCTGTATCAGAAGGTGAATTTGGTGATGCCATTATTCAAGGTggagtttctttaaacttcaactTTCAAATTGACGACGACGATGAAGTTTCATGGTCTCCAACTAATTGGGCTTTGCATAACATCAAAGGCAATGCGGAAGAATCTATTCAGGTATATACTTGTATGCACTAATGACCATTTTATGACCGTCTCAGATGAAATTTGAACTCGGCTACAATGTTTTATGCAGGTAGAATTAATAAACAAAGGACTGGATGGTAAGATCAGATTAAAATACATTGTAACTTTAGAAGAAGATGGATTAGGCTCCGAGCTTGAAATCTCGGACTCAAACTCTTTGCCCTCTTCAAATGAAAGGTTCCATTTTGACTCATTTTACAGTAAGCACACCAGAAGCAACTTATGCAATAGAATTAGAGAGATCGAATTACTATATCCGACCGCCTTTTGAATCAGAGTTCATTTTGCGTCCTCCGAATTCGAGCGAGGACAAAGGTTTCGAAAAAACATGAAAATCTTCTGTTAAACAGTTTTTTCCTGGTTGGGGAACTAGCAATCAAAACAATGAAGTGGAAGGAAGTCAAAGTGATAGTGAGGATATGATTGGTGAAGAAATGGATACCTACAAACAGTTAAAAGAAAGAATAAGTCTTGTATACACAGACGCGCCTCGAAGTTTTACACTGATCGATAGGGTATGCAATCGTCATCCAAAGCAATAGATTTATCAATATGCCTATAGCATAAGCGCTTATCAAATTTCTATCTTAACAATAATTGTTTTCCTTTTTTGAATCAGGGTAGAAGAAACTCACTATTAGTTGGAAGGAATGGATTCGATGAAACCTACTTGTTCAGTCCGGGCTCATCAGGCGTTGAAAGTTACAGCAAGTATGCTTACATATGTGTTGGTCAAGCTGCTCTCCTCCAACCAATAGTATTAAGTTCACAAAATGTATGGAAAGGAGGACAGTATTTACACAATCCAAATCTATAATGTTGTGCGATGAAATTTATCTATTTGGCTGACTGTAATGAAATGATTCATCTAATTCCAAACACAGCATTTGAGTTTAAACCTCAACATAAGGTAAATTTCAGTCAAAAGCTATTACAGAATCTTACAAAAAATTGAACCATATTGAAAGTGCTACATTTTACTGATCCACTACTTCTACACAGAACTTTCCAACATTTAGTTGGAATTAACCAACTACTTCTTAAGACTCTATTCATAATTCTCTAGATCCTCAAATTGTCCACTAGAATGAACAAACACATTATGTAGGGACAAGGAAATGTGCTTCCTCTTGACCGTTGATCCAGAGTAAAGGTGTAACCATCGTAACAATGAGAAAAGAGAGCCCACAGAAGAATTTGCGCTTCGCCTTTTGAAGTGGCTTCACCGCAGGAAGAGTGTGTGAAACTTTTCTATTCTCAGTAACCTTTTCAGAAGGCTTCTGCATATCAGAATTACCGAGAATGTCATCGGTTGATGAGACTGATTCTTGTTCATCTTGATTCTGCATGTCATCGCCACACAAGCTTCCATTCTCGTTGCTATCATCGTATTTGACGTGATGAGCAATACCGTTCTGGTCATACTTGGAGTTAGATGATGGACTCCAGATAATGTTTCCTGAGGATAGACTCTTGTATCGTCTAATCAGTTTTTCAGAACAATCAGAACTATCATCCGTTGGGTCTTGAAGCGAACGAATGAGCCTCTTTGGAGTCTCAAAAATTTGAATCCCTTCAATGACTTGAGTGCGTGATCTCTGATAAAGGATACATCAagtttcaattaataaaaaggaACGCTAATTTGAAACCAGAAAACTGATTTATGCTTATGAAAAGCTTGTGCTAAGTAATAGCATATTCAGGTTTATACAATGTTCGTAAAGCATTATGATATGTAAACGTAAGCCGTAAATTAAAACGAGTAAACAAAAAAGTTTAATGTGTACAATAGTGATTATGCATAAGCAATTTATTAGCAGGAAACGTAAATCGAAGCAACGTAGAAAACCAAACTAGAAATATCAAACTATTGGGTAAAGAATGCGACACTTACAAGGGGACTTGTGTTGGTACTTCTGGATATTCCATGCCTAGGATTTCTTGGGACAAAACCAGCAAATTCTTCGGTTAAATCTCCATTTCCATTGAAAAACTTGTGATCTGTTGTGTTATCGAATAAGCCATTTCCCTCCTCTGCATTTGATGAGAACAAACCATCCTTAAGAGACACATCGACTCCTCCATTTTCAAGGCTCCAAAGCTTCCTATTGACACTCCTTCGCGAATAGTTCAGATTATGAGAAGACTGAAGAGTCGAAATGGGAGACTCGGTAAGGGATCCGTGTCCGGGGAAATAGTCAAGTGTACGTGACTCGGGTGAATTAGATGCCGGAGTAAGGTCTCCGTCGCCCGAAGAACTATCCCCTCTCCTactaaaatttgaatttgaacctGTTACAGATGCAGGACTCTTCATGCATCTCAGTTTTTTGTCGGTTGCGACTTTCTTGGCTGTTTGCAAGGCTTCAAGTGCAGCACCTTTGATGAATGCCATCTTGTCGAATTGGCATTGTTCCATCTCCTCAATCACTTGTTCGACTTCGGAGAAAATACTCCTCGGATCCAGACACTTCATCAAGTAGTTAACCATTTGAATAGCTGCAAACCTCTTTTGAGAATTCCCGTCCAAATGCTCTCCACCGACATTTAATATTTGAAGCCCGGAATGTATGAGCAGCCGGGCATAAGCTTCGACAATCAGAGAGTTGCGCTTGGCTAACGCCATAACCAAACCCATATGCAAATTAGTCTGAGTAGACTTTCCATCTAAAGCCGCCGCAACATTTTGGCAAACATTATTAACCATTTCATTAGAAGCATACCGCCAATTATCCGAATCAACAAGTGCCTTCAAGCAAAGAGCTGCGCCGCAGCTCAAACTCTCCTGAGAACTCGTGAGTGAATCAGAAAGCGGCTTACAAATGGAACGAATTAtattcttcttcttatcctcAGGCATCGCAGGGTCAATTCCATACCTCGCTACAGCTGGAACAACCTTGGAACAAGCTTGTTGGAGAGGGAAAGATCCCGCACTCGAAGCTAAAGTCTGAATTATGGATTGCATGATACTCTCAATCATAGGGACAATTTTAACACCATGAACCCTAGCAAGAACCTCGTACAATGATATCGTGAACTCTCCGGACAATGTACCAGTTTCTTTCGTCTCAGACACTTGAGCTAGAAAGATAGGAATTGTCCTAAAGTCCAAATCCTTCACATAAGACTTCAACGCTCTCATTGCAGATTTGCGACTATCAGCGTCTTTGTCGAGATTTTCAAGCTCTCTTTGCAGCACAGGACTCAAATTCCTTCCCATTGTTGAACTGAAaccaaaaaaacaacaacaaaattaaatc includes:
- the LOC131629854 gene encoding pentatricopeptide repeat-containing protein At4g13650-like; translated protein: MLSSSPFSLRSFFFYSQLPFKFNHPYFTTKPIFNNYKLLSGNLSFAAFSNTALSYAHSDDELPEKEKERDDANASGIGFLHLMEQRGVRANSQTFLWLLEGCLSSGSFLDGLKLHGKILKMGFVDEVVLCERIMDFYLAFGDLNGALKVFDEMPVRSLACWNKIFQRFVVDRMTSGIPTLLRRMMKENVEIDEKTLAVVLRGCSGNVVPFHFVEQIHAMTITHGFESSPFICNPLIDLYFKNGLLNSAKKVFESLKVRDSVSWVAMISGLSQNGYEEEAMLLFSQMHTSGICPTPYIFSSVLSACTKVKFFELGKQLHGLVLKQGFSFETYVCNALVTLYSRSGNLISAYQVFNAMLQRDRVSYNSLISGLAQQGYSDRALALFKKMHLDCLKPDCVTVASLLSACASAGALPIGKQFHSYAMKAGMISDIVVEGSLLDLYVKCSDIKTAHDFFIASETENVVMWNMMLVAYGQLDNLNESFQIFTQMQIEGIVPNQFTYPSILKTCTTLGDIDLGEQIHTQVLKTGFQSNVYVSSVLIDMYAKHGKLDTALKIFRRLKENDIVSWTAMIAGYTQHNKFVEALNLFKEMQDQGIQADNIGFASAISACAGIQALDQGRQIHAQSCLFGYSDDLSIGNALVSLYARCGKVREAHLAFDQIFIKDNVSWNSLISGFAQSGYFEEALNIFAQMNKAGLEINSFTFGSAVCAAANATNVRIGNQIRAMIKKTGYDSEIEVSNALITLYAKCGCIDDAERHFFEMPDKNEVSWNAMITGYSQHGCGFEALSLFEDMKQLDVLPNHVTFVGVLSACSHVGLVDEGISYFRSMSEVHNLVPKPEHYACVVDLLGRSGLLSRARRFIEEMPIQPDAMVWRTLLSACNVHKNIDIGEFAASHLLELEPKDSATYVLLSNMYAVSGKWGCRDRTRQMMKDRGVKKEPGRSWIEVKNSVHAFFAGDQNHPLADMIYEYISDLSFRAAENGYVPQCNSLLSDAEIRQKHPTEIIHSEKLAIAFGLLSLSSSTPIHVFKNLRVCGDCHNWIKHVSQISDRVIIVRDSYRFHHFKVGSCSCKDYW
- the LOC131629888 gene encoding protein SINE1-like, which gives rise to MGRNLSPVLQRELENLDKDADSRKSAMRALKSYVKDLDFRTIPIFLAQVSETKETGTLSGEFTISLYEVLARVHGVKIVPMIESIMQSIIQTLASSAGSFPLQQACSKVVPAVARYGIDPAMPEDKKKNIIRSICKPLSDSLTSSQESLSCGAALCLKALVDSDNWRYASNEMVNNVCQNVAAALDGKSTQTNLHMGLVMALAKRNSLIVEAYARLLIHSGLQILNVGGEHLDGNSQKRFAAIQMVNYLMKCLDPRSIFSEVEQVIEEMEQCQFDKMAFIKGAALEALQTAKKVATDKKLRCMKSPASVTGSNSNFSRRGDSSSGDGDLTPASNSPESRTLDYFPGHGSLTESPISTLQSSHNLNYSRRSVNRKLWSLENGGVDVSLKDGLFSSNAEEGNGLFDNTTDHKFFNGNGDLTEEFAGFVPRNPRHGISRSTNTSPLRSRTQVIEGIQIFETPKRLIRSLQDPTDDSSDCSEKLIRRYKSLSSGNIIWSPSSNSKYDQNGIAHHVKYDDSNENGSLCGDDMQNQDEQESVSSTDDILGNSDMQKPSEKVTENRKVSHTLPAVKPLQKAKRKFFCGLSFLIVTMVTPLLWINGQEEAHFLVPT